Proteins co-encoded in one Parascardovia denticolens DSM 10105 = JCM 12538 genomic window:
- the arc gene encoding proteasome ATPase: MDYEEARAGSQGMNQTVGREADQERRRGTSPEKSRDDLEKKNELLSQALMRASDELTKMKASLAGMKEGELTEAVFVKIESSLFDARSRRQEARVLVSVGSRRLVVPVSADLDAARLEPGQRVYLNDRNLLVKATGVATEGQIYTVRQSLPGSRLVVADNAGNKMVVRRAHTLLDTQLDAEDTVLVDPTSRFALEAVEPTDGQELVLEEVPRVSFADIGGLERQVEEIKDAVELPFLHRALYERYGLKPPQGVLLYGPPGNGKTMIAKAIAHSLAQGFADEHEQTDPSAPGIPGARGVFLSVKGPELLSKYVGEAERIIREVFDRARERAASGVPVIVFIDEMDSLLRTRGSGVSSDMETTIVPQFLTELDGIDELNNVIVIGTSNRIDIIDPAVLRPGRLDVKIKVPRPELPQAKSILSRYLTADLPLEKGYKAENMIALLADEAYARSDSKHVCDIINTQGIASPVYFSDLISGAILRNIVDRVKTKAVKASLASEDKRATVAISREMIMDAVEEEYVETVDSVSQTTVEQWARVNGIAVGDIRRIEPSPHGRRTGSDRRARVADLEEELW, encoded by the coding sequence ATGGATTACGAGGAAGCCCGGGCAGGCAGCCAGGGGATGAATCAAACAGTGGGGCGGGAAGCGGACCAGGAAAGGCGCAGGGGAACGAGCCCCGAGAAGTCCCGGGACGATCTGGAGAAAAAGAACGAGCTTCTCAGCCAGGCCCTGATGAGGGCCAGCGACGAGCTCACCAAGATGAAGGCCTCCTTGGCCGGCATGAAGGAAGGGGAGTTGACCGAGGCCGTCTTCGTGAAGATCGAGTCCTCCCTTTTCGACGCCCGCAGCCGCAGGCAAGAGGCCCGGGTCCTGGTTTCCGTCGGTTCCCGCCGCCTGGTCGTCCCCGTGTCCGCCGACTTGGATGCGGCCCGTCTGGAGCCGGGGCAGAGGGTCTACCTCAATGACAGGAATCTTTTGGTCAAAGCGACCGGGGTGGCCACAGAAGGGCAGATCTACACCGTAAGGCAGTCCCTGCCCGGGTCCCGCCTGGTCGTGGCCGACAACGCCGGCAACAAGATGGTGGTCAGGAGGGCCCATACTTTATTGGACACCCAGCTGGACGCCGAAGACACGGTTTTGGTGGATCCAACATCACGTTTCGCCTTGGAAGCGGTCGAGCCGACCGATGGACAGGAACTGGTCTTGGAAGAGGTCCCCCGGGTCTCCTTCGCGGACATCGGCGGCCTGGAAAGGCAGGTGGAGGAGATCAAAGACGCGGTCGAGCTTCCCTTCCTCCACCGGGCGCTTTACGAGCGGTATGGGTTGAAGCCGCCCCAGGGGGTGCTCCTTTATGGACCTCCCGGCAACGGCAAGACCATGATCGCCAAGGCCATCGCCCATTCCCTGGCCCAGGGCTTCGCCGACGAGCACGAGCAGACGGACCCGAGCGCCCCCGGCATTCCCGGGGCCCGAGGGGTCTTCCTTTCGGTCAAAGGACCGGAGCTCCTGAGCAAATACGTGGGCGAGGCCGAAAGGATCATCCGGGAGGTCTTCGATAGGGCCCGGGAACGGGCGGCGTCCGGCGTGCCGGTCATCGTCTTCATCGACGAGATGGATTCCCTCTTGCGCACGCGCGGGTCCGGGGTCTCCTCCGATATGGAGACCACCATCGTCCCCCAGTTCCTGACCGAGCTGGACGGGATAGACGAGCTGAACAACGTCATCGTCATCGGGACCTCCAACCGGATCGACATCATCGACCCGGCCGTCCTACGCCCCGGCCGCTTGGATGTGAAGATCAAAGTGCCCCGGCCTGAATTGCCCCAAGCCAAATCCATCCTCTCCCGCTATCTGACGGCCGACCTGCCCCTGGAGAAGGGGTACAAGGCGGAGAACATGATCGCCCTCCTGGCCGACGAAGCCTACGCCCGCAGCGATTCCAAGCATGTCTGCGACATCATCAACACCCAGGGCATCGCTTCCCCCGTCTATTTCAGCGACCTGATTTCCGGGGCCATCCTGCGCAACATCGTGGACCGGGTGAAGACCAAGGCGGTCAAGGCTTCCCTGGCCTCGGAAGACAAGCGGGCGACCGTGGCCATCTCCCGGGAGATGATCATGGACGCGGTGGAAGAGGAATACGTGGAGACGGTGGATTCCGTCTCGCAGACCACAGTGGAGCAGTGGGCCCGGGTCAACGGGATCGCCGTGGGCGATATCCGCCGGATCGAGCCTTCGCCCCATGGGCGTCGCACCGGGTCTGACCGCCGGGCCCGCGTGGCCGACCTGGAGGAGGAACTCTGGTGA
- a CDS encoding proteasome accessory factor PafA2 family protein has protein sequence MTVRRVMGTETEYGIVPAMSSASTSSSAPAAALAPDSVPDPVLLSRRLVEAAGRCGSGSLPITWDYATEHPTQDARGFHVPRSRAHPGLLTDDPRLNITNVMAPNGGRIYLDHAHPEYSAPETTNPFQALLYDKAGDRLMQEAAQEAGLILYRNNCDGRGAAWGAHENYRIKRAVPFEDLARIFLIHAVSRQIFTGSGRWGLGQEVGPGSPAGFQISQRADYCQEEVGLQTTFDRPIVNSRDESHDRDDFRRFHVIVGDANCMECPEVLKLGTSSLLFWLLEEEEPDQVRLLLDSLIPPDPVAALRQVSRDLTLRRPIRLKSGEDLTAWQMQVRLRSAVCRCGARLYGADSTGLPLWPDQETRQVVDLWGQVLRDLALVARTADDGQRLSSALDGPAGRLEWFAKWRLLESLRRRWKASWSDRRLRAADLQWAQLGPESLRFRAMPQAWSWTTPEQVIQASNQPPAGTRAVLRAILIKNHPHNLASLSWESATLVDSQGRAHHLRLPDPLLPEGGTGHDLEEKIRSLIG, from the coding sequence GTGACCGTGCGCCGGGTGATGGGGACGGAGACGGAGTACGGGATCGTCCCTGCCATGTCTTCCGCTTCAACCTCCTCTTCGGCTCCGGCCGCGGCCTTAGCCCCGGATTCGGTCCCGGACCCAGTCCTCCTCTCCCGACGGCTGGTGGAGGCCGCCGGCCGTTGTGGTTCCGGTTCCCTTCCCATCACCTGGGATTACGCCACGGAGCATCCGACCCAGGACGCCCGCGGTTTTCACGTCCCCCGGAGCCGGGCCCATCCCGGCCTGTTGACCGACGACCCCCGGCTGAACATCACCAACGTCATGGCCCCCAACGGAGGCCGCATCTACTTGGACCACGCCCATCCCGAATATTCGGCCCCGGAGACGACCAATCCCTTTCAGGCCCTGCTTTACGACAAGGCGGGCGACCGGCTCATGCAGGAGGCCGCCCAGGAGGCGGGCCTGATCCTTTACCGCAATAATTGCGACGGGAGGGGAGCGGCCTGGGGAGCGCATGAGAATTATCGGATCAAAAGGGCGGTCCCCTTCGAAGACCTGGCCCGGATCTTCCTCATCCATGCCGTCAGCAGGCAGATCTTCACCGGTTCCGGCCGCTGGGGTCTCGGCCAGGAGGTCGGTCCCGGCTCCCCAGCCGGTTTCCAGATCAGCCAACGGGCCGATTACTGTCAGGAGGAAGTCGGCCTGCAGACGACTTTCGACAGGCCCATCGTCAACAGCAGGGATGAGTCCCATGACCGGGATGATTTCCGGCGTTTCCATGTCATCGTCGGCGACGCCAATTGCATGGAATGCCCGGAAGTCCTCAAATTGGGGACCAGCAGCCTCCTGTTTTGGCTCCTTGAGGAAGAAGAGCCGGACCAGGTCCGCCTCCTTCTTGACTCCCTGATTCCGCCCGACCCTGTGGCCGCCTTGCGGCAGGTCTCCCGGGACCTCACCCTACGCCGGCCGATCCGCCTGAAATCGGGGGAGGACTTGACCGCTTGGCAGATGCAGGTGAGGTTGCGGTCGGCGGTCTGTCGTTGCGGCGCCCGCCTGTATGGGGCGGATTCGACCGGCTTGCCCCTGTGGCCGGATCAGGAGACCAGGCAGGTGGTGGATTTGTGGGGGCAGGTCTTGCGGGACCTGGCCTTGGTCGCACGGACGGCCGATGACGGCCAGCGGCTCTCTTCCGCCTTGGACGGACCGGCCGGGCGCTTGGAATGGTTCGCCAAATGGCGCTTGTTGGAATCCTTGCGCAGACGGTGGAAGGCCTCTTGGTCGGATCGCCGTCTGCGGGCCGCGGACCTGCAGTGGGCCCAGTTGGGGCCGGAGTCCTTGCGTTTCCGGGCCATGCCGCAAGCCTGGTCCTGGACCACGCCGGAGCAGGTCATCCAAGCCTCCAATCAGCCCCCGGCCGGGACCCGGGCGGTCCTGCGCGCCATCCTGATCAAAAACCATCCGCATAACCTGGCCTCCCTCTCGTGGGAGTCGGCCACTTTGGTCGATTCTCAAGGACGGGCTCATCATCTGCGCCTCCCCGACCCCCTCCTTCCTGAGGGCGGAACCGGGCATGACCTGGAGGAGAAGATCAGGTCCTTGATCGGCTGA